Proteins encoded in a region of the Halothiobacillus diazotrophicus genome:
- the ftsL gene encoding cell division protein FtsL, with translation MKFLVALLGFAVFASALVVVDLAQRDRDLTRSLSEQRQAIQKLNVTYAELQLEEGALAAQGRVDQIAQTRLDMHMPRPDQITMVFR, from the coding sequence TGCTGGGCTTTGCCGTATTCGCTTCGGCGCTGGTCGTGGTCGATCTGGCCCAGCGTGACCGCGACCTGACCCGGTCGCTCAGCGAGCAGCGGCAGGCCATTCAGAAGCTGAACGTCACCTACGCTGAGTTGCAACTGGAGGAGGGTGCGTTGGCCGCGCAGGGTCGGGTGGATCAGATTGCGCAGACGCGTCTGGACATGCACATGCCACGTCCTGACCAGATCACGATGGTGTTCCGATGA